GGCCCGGCCGGCGTCGGTGCGCAGCAGGCCGAGCAGGGCGCGGATCGTGGTGGACTTCCCGGCGCCGTTGGGGCCGAGGAAGCCGTGCACCTCGCCGGTGGTGACGTCGAGGTCCAGTCCGTCGAGCGCGCGGGTCCGGCCGAAGGTCTTCACCAGACCGGACACCTGGAGTGCGGTTGCCATGCTTCCGAAGCTACGCTTGTTTCACAAATCTGTGAAGTTAATGAATCGCATGGATCTCGGCGGGCCCGGAGCCGGCGGCGGGAGATGATGGCACGGTGATCACGGAGCAGGCGGGAGACGACGCGGTGGAGCGGGACACAGAGGCGGTCACCGCCTTCATCGAGCGGTTCGCCGGCGTACTGGGCGAGTCCGGCTTCCCCCGGATGCCCGCACGCATCTTCACCGCCCTGCTGGCCACCGACAACGGCAGGCTCACCGCCGCCGAACTCGCCGAGGGGCTGCAGATCAGCCCGGCCGCGGTGTCCGGCGCCGTGCGCTACCTGACGCAGGTCAACCTGGTCGGCCGCGAGCGCGAGGCCGGCTCCCGGCGCGACCGCTACCGGCTGCACAACGACGTCTGGTACGAGGCGCTGGTCCGGCGCGACCAGATGCTGGTGCGCTGGGAGGACAGCCTGCGCGAGGGCGTCACGGCGCTCGGCCCGGACAGCCCGGCCGGGGCGCGGATGGCCGAGTCGCTGGCCTTCTTCGAGTTCGTGCGGGAGGAGCTCCCCGGCCTGCTGTCGCGCTGGCACGGCAAGCGCGCCGAACTGCGGGAGGCCGGCGGGCGGTAGCGCGCCCGACGGGTGAGCCACTGTCCCGGAACCCGCCCCGCCGGTGCGCCTGCCCACGCCGGGGCACTCCGGCCCCGGCGGCCTCAGCCCAGCACGGCCGGTGCCACCGCCGAGTCCAGCAGTCGGCCGGCCGTTCCGCTCCCGTCGGCGGGGACGGTCCACAGGTCGGCGCCGAAGTCGCCGGGCAGGGCGTAGACCAGGGTGGAGGGGTCGGACCAGAGCGCCTGGTCGTCGATGCTGCGCTGCTCGGCGGTCGCGGTCTCCGTCATGGTGGCCAGGTCCAGCACGTAGAGCCGCCAGGGCGCGTCGGCGTCGGCACCGGCCACCCGTTTCTTGTACGCGATCCTGGTGCCGTCGGGCGACAGGGACGGGCACTCGACGTTCTGGTGCAGGGTGGTGAGGGTCCGGGCGGCCAGGTCGCCGCGGACGAGGTAGGTCTGCCCGCCGGTCGCCAGCGTGGCGTAGAAGGTGCCGTCGTCGGCGAAGGTGACGCCCCAGATGTTGACGTCGTGTGCCTGGTAGGGGCGCCCGTCCTTGATCACCGCGAAGGTCTCCAGGTTGTCCTGCAGGCTCCAGTCGCGGGTGTCGACGATCGAGGTCCGGGTCGAGAAGTCGGTGCCCGCGTAGGAGTCCCCGCTGACGAAGACCGTCCAGGCCGCCAGGTGGCCGGAGGGCGAGACCCGGGCCCGGGTCGGGATGCCGGCCACCGGGAAGTGCCGCAGCTCCCGCATCCGGTCGTCCAGCACCACCGCCCGGTAGGTGTCCTGCAGGGCGCCGCGCTCGGCCTGCAGGCAGATCCCGGTGCCGGCGGCGGCGTGGAAGCGCAGGCACTGCAGGCCGGAGGCGGTGCGGACGCCGCCGGGATCGTCCAGCGGGACGCTGACCACCTCGTCGTGGTGCGGCCCCCAGGCCATGTTCCGGAAGACCAGCTGCCGGGCGCCGGCCTGCGCGTGCAGCTCGATCCGGCCGGGGACCACCGACGGGCCGCCGGGCTGCGCCTGGTCGCGGCGGCCGGACCGGTCGGCCGCGTACAACACCGAGCCGGTGCCGACCGCGCCGAGCACCAGGACGGCCACCAGCAGGACCACCACCCGGCTGGTCAGGGGGCCGCGGCGCGGCGGCTGGGGATCGGTCACGAAGACACCTCGGCGAGGTCGCGGGGTTCACGCAGGACGAAGGCGGCGGCGGCCACGCAGAGCGACAGGGCGCCGGCCGACCAGGCCAGCGCCATGGTGCCGCCGACCGCGCTCCAGGCCGCACCGAAGGCCAGCGAGCAGGCGAACCTGGCCAGCGCCTGCCCGGTGCCGACCAGGGCCAGGCCGGCCCCGCGCTGCCCCTCCGGCACGGCGTCGGCGGCGGCCGCCGCCAGCACGCCGTCCGTGGAGGCGTAGAAGGCGCCGTGCAGCAGCAGGACGCAGACCGCCGCCGCGGTGCCGGACAGCGGCCCCAGCAGCAGCCCGTACGCCAGCAGCAGCAGACCGTGGCCCGCCAGGAACAGCCGCCGGCGGCCGATCCGGTCGGCGAGGGCGCCGAGCGGCACGGCGAGCAGCAGGAAGGCCGCGGCGGTACCGAGCGGCAGCAGCGGGAACAGCTCGGCGGAGAGGCCGAGCCCGCGCTGCAGCAGCAGGTAGAGGAACGAGTCGCTGACCGTGGTCAGACCGAGCAGCACCGCGCAGAGCGTCAGCCGGCGCAGCGCGGGCAGCCGCAGCAGGGCGAAGGCGTCGCGCAGCGAGGCGGGTGCGGTGGCCGGGGTCTGCTTCCCCTGCCGGCCCGGTACGAAGAGCAGCAGCACCAGCACGCCGAGCGCGGCGACGCAGCCGCTGACCGCGAACACGGCGTCGTAGCCGCCCTTCTCGCCCCCGTCGGCGAGCAGCGGCCCGCCGGCCAGGCGGAGCACCGCGAACGCGACCAGCGGGCCGAGCAGGGCGCCCGCCGTGTCCATCGCGCGGTGCACGCCGAAGGCCCGGCCGCGGTGCTCCGGTGCGGTGGCGAGCGAGATCATCGCGTCCCGGGGGGCGGTCCGCAGTCCCTTGCCGGTGCGGTCGACGGCGATGACGGCGCCGATCAGCGGCACGGTGTGGGCGCACAGCAGCAGCGGTTTGCAGAGGGCGGAGAGCCCGTAGCCGACGGCCGCGACCGTCTTGTGGCCGCTCCGGCCGCGGTCGGCGAGGTGCCCGCCGGCCAGCCGGACGAGGGCGCCGACACCGTTGTTGAGGCCGTCCAGGACGCCGAAGCCGAGCGGGGACAGGCCGAGTCCGGTGAGCAGGTAGAGCGGCAGGACGGCGCTGACCATCTCCGAGGAGACGTCGGTGATCAGGCTGACCATGCCGAGGGCGAGCACCGTACCGGGGACGGCGGCCGCCCGCCGCCCCGGGCGGGTGCCCGGGGCGGTGGCGGCGGAGGCCGGCGCAGTGGTGCCGCGGCGATCCGCGAGGTACACGGCCGTCAGTTCCAGATGCCGGTGATGTCGGCGGCGGTG
The sequence above is a segment of the Kitasatospora sp. NBC_00240 genome. Coding sequences within it:
- a CDS encoding MarR family transcriptional regulator translates to MITEQAGDDAVERDTEAVTAFIERFAGVLGESGFPRMPARIFTALLATDNGRLTAAELAEGLQISPAAVSGAVRYLTQVNLVGREREAGSRRDRYRLHNDVWYEALVRRDQMLVRWEDSLREGVTALGPDSPAGARMAESLAFFEFVREELPGLLSRWHGKRAELREAGGR
- a CDS encoding TolB-like translocation protein, whose translation is MTDPQPPRRGPLTSRVVVLLVAVLVLGAVGTGSVLYAADRSGRRDQAQPGGPSVVPGRIELHAQAGARQLVFRNMAWGPHHDEVVSVPLDDPGGVRTASGLQCLRFHAAAGTGICLQAERGALQDTYRAVVLDDRMRELRHFPVAGIPTRARVSPSGHLAAWTVFVSGDSYAGTDFSTRTSIVDTRDWSLQDNLETFAVIKDGRPYQAHDVNIWGVTFADDGTFYATLATGGQTYLVRGDLAARTLTTLHQNVECPSLSPDGTRIAYKKRVAGADADAPWRLYVLDLATMTETATAEQRSIDDQALWSDPSTLVYALPGDFGADLWTVPADGSGTAGRLLDSAVAPAVLG
- a CDS encoding MFS transporter encodes the protein MYLADRRGTTAPASAATAPGTRPGRRAAAVPGTVLALGMVSLITDVSSEMVSAVLPLYLLTGLGLSPLGFGVLDGLNNGVGALVRLAGGHLADRGRSGHKTVAAVGYGLSALCKPLLLCAHTVPLIGAVIAVDRTGKGLRTAPRDAMISLATAPEHRGRAFGVHRAMDTAGALLGPLVAFAVLRLAGGPLLADGGEKGGYDAVFAVSGCVAALGVLVLLLFVPGRQGKQTPATAPASLRDAFALLRLPALRRLTLCAVLLGLTTVSDSFLYLLLQRGLGLSAELFPLLPLGTAAAFLLLAVPLGALADRIGRRRLFLAGHGLLLLAYGLLLGPLSGTAAAVCVLLLHGAFYASTDGVLAAAAADAVPEGQRGAGLALVGTGQALARFACSLAFGAAWSAVGGTMALAWSAGALSLCVAAAAFVLREPRDLAEVSS